The Rosa rugosa chromosome 3, drRosRugo1.1, whole genome shotgun sequence sequence CGAGGTTCACAGTGGTGTTTGGTTCTCTCTCCCTCCTAATTCTGTCATCTTCATCAACACATATAGATATCAGCTTGCACCACATGATCATGAGTAAACCCCATTTGAAGCTCCCTAAGCTGAGCATTAATAACAGTAAGCTTCATGATATGCTCCCTGACATTTCCAATACCATTGTACTTGAGTTCCCTGAATTGCTTTGACAGTCTAGTCGCCTCCGCTTTGTCACTCTCCTTGTACATGTCATGAATGGCATACAGAATCCATTGCAAGCGCAAGTTCCTCAGCACTACCTGTCATAGTGTCTAACATGGTGGTCCTAATCACATtcttagcctttttttttttttttttttttttgccttatACCAGTCCTTATAGTACTTCTTTTCCTCATTTGTGCTATCACTATGAAGCTCCTCAGGTTGCTCATCTGTCAACCAAAGGTCCATGTTCTGTTTCATGGCTAGGCACAAGTCTACTTAGTTCCTCTACTTCTTGTAGTTATAGCCAGTTAAAAGCTGAACCGTGTTAAGGGTCACAGTAGGGATTCCTAAGgatcaaaataaagaaaattttgTGAGTTCTTAATCTGAAAAAGTTCGTAAGTAAATGTTTAATGCTTtatgttttttgtgttttatgaATTATAATACTTGACAAGATAAAACTGAAACCAGAAAacataaaacacaaaacaaccaaaacataagcaatacaaccaaatatgcatatatataagcTTCTTATAGCGTGAAGCTGCTTATAAGCTTTCGCAAACACATACATATTCCGCATACTTTGAATTTAGGACAACACTCGTTTAGTTGTTTTCGTCTCAGCTTTAGTCTATATAATAACTAATTAAAaagaacgaaaaaaaaaaaaaaattacaggttCACCGTGAGAGGTAATGTTTTAAAAGAGAAAGTAACTGCGTCAGTGATGCAAGTCTGTATATGTTGCAAAGCCCAAACCCCGATCCGCATCCAAACCCATTCCCCCATCCATGGAAGAAAAACGTGGAGACGCCGGAACTCAGCCTCCGGCTAATGCCGACTCTCCGGCCGCCGAGCCTACTTCTTCGAGACGCCGCGCCGGAGGCCAAAAGCGAAAGGCCAGCAGCCTCGGCGGCTCGGGCTCTTCATCAACACCGTCGAAACGCTTGACTCGCGAGAAGGCTTCGCTTTCTCACCCTCCGATCCACAACGGCCCGTTGACGAGGGCCCGCCAGGGGCCCAATAACCATGCGTCGGCCTCAGCCGCGGCCGTGAAGCCTGCTGCTCAGACGAAGCGGCCGGAGCCGTCGTCGGTGGAGGCGGAGCGGGCTAAAAGGGAGAGCGAGTTGGAGGCTTTGGAGGCTTCTATGGAAGCTGAGTTTGAAGCCATTAGATCTCGCGATGCCAATGCTCATGTGGTTCCCAGTCATTGTGGTGAGAGAGACTATTTCAAAACCCTTGTTTctgttcaaattttttttgttagaattgattgaaattttggatttttatttttttggtttgagATTTTGTGTAGTTTAGTTGCTGAAAATGAGAGCATTGAGCTAAATATACAGGTGCTGAAGTAGTTTTTGCTTTTGAATTTAGAGACTTCACTGCCTTTACTTTGATATGACAATCGAAGTTAATTTGTTAGGGAATGTATTTCGGAGTAAGTCATTAGATGAATTTGTTTGTTAGACAACTTTCGAATTCCTTTTTTCGGAACATTAATGTGAAATTGTTTTGATTGGGATCAATTATCTGGATTACAGGTTGGTTTTCATGGACAAAGATTCACGCCATTGAGAAGCGTATGTTGCCGTCTTTCTTTAATGGGAAGTCTGATACTCGAACTCCCGATACATACCTGGAGATACGCAATTGTATTATGAAAAAATTCCATGCGAATCCAGGAACATTGGTTGAACTGAAGGATATGTTGGAGCTTGAAGTGGGAGACTTCGATTCAAGACAAGAAGTAATGGAATTTTTGGACCACTGGGGTTTGATAAATTTCCACCCTTTCCCACCAACAGGTTCTACTGTTGCGAATGTCAACAGTGATGAGGTGACAGAAAGGGATTCTTTGGTAGATAAGTTGTATCACTTTGAAGCACTAGAATCACGATCATCAGTGGTTCCTAAGACTAACTTATTTACTCCAACTGTGCCATCTGGTCTGTTCCCAGAGTCTACATTTGCTGAAGAATTGGTGAGGCCTGAGGGGCCAGCTGTTGAGTACCATTGCAACTCTTGTTCAGCTGATTGCTCACGCAAACGCTACCATTGCCAGAAGCAGGTCGGTTCTTTCATACAATTCCTGATTTTTCATTGAATTTTTAGAAAATACACATATTACCTTATCTTTGTATATATATGGATGTGGCATGTTAAttataaaatgaagaaaatattaCCGTTTATCATCAACATGAAGATTAGTTCAACCACTTGCATGTTATCAAAAGAAGTCATTTTACCATAACTTTTCAAGATTCTTATTTTTCTAGTGTGTGAACTGTGTATTTGTCCTGATAAAAATTGTCAGATTCAGAACTGTTATACATCTTCAGGAGGTCAGCAGGATTTATTACCAGCTAGTAGTAAATTGATAATACTCCCTGGTGCTTATTCTTTGCTACTGTATTAGAGTAAATTACTTTTAATAAGGCATAAGATGTGCTCAAACAATTTGCAAGTCAGGTTGATTGAACTTGATGTCTGATGAAGTGGTTGTTATGGTTATACATTTATTAATTGCTGCAAATTTCAGTTGCCTGGTTACGACTGTCCTGTTTACCATTTACATTCATTTCAACAGGCAGATTTTGATCTGTGTTCTGATTGCTTTAACAACGGGAAATTCGACTCGGGTATGTCTTCATCAGATTTTATTCTTATGGAGCCTGCTGAGGCTCCTGGGGTAAGTGGTGGGAAGTGGACAGATCAGGAGACCCTCCTTCTCCTTGAAGCATTAGAATTATATAAAGAAAACTGGAATGAGATTGCTGAACATGttgcaacaaaaacaaaagctcaGTGTATATTGCACTTTGTTCAAATGCCAATCGAGGATACCTTCCTAGATCATGATGATGATATTGATGCCAGTGCCAAAGAAACTGCAGATCCAACTTCAACTAACAAtgatttattgccccccaaagaTGCTCCTGAAACAACAGAGAATAAGACAAGTGCTAATGACAGTGACCCTCAAACTTCCCCGATGGAAATTTCAAAAGAAGAAGCAAGTGAGGTTAAAGTTGGGGAGGATACTTCAAAGCCAGAAGATGAAAATGAAGTCAAAGTTGGTCAGGACACCTCGAAGTTGGAAGATACTGGTGATTTGAAAATTGATCAGGAAACAGATGAGAACCTTGCATTGAAGGCTCTTAAAGAAGCCTTTGAAGTTGTTGGTTATCCTCAAACACCTGAAAGTCAACTCTCATTTGCAGATGTGGGAAACCCTGCCATGGCATTGGTAAGTTAATTACATGTGGATATGGTGCATCAGCCCATGGGTTACTGTGAGTTGGGCCTTGGATAAAAAAGTAACATAGAATGGTAGTTATGAATTCATATAAATAAACTGAAATCTTGGACATCTAACAGTTCTGTATAAGCACTGTCTTTAAAATATCTTAGTCTTCTGGTAGCCTGCTCTTGTTAGCCAACAATTGATGTAGCATCGAGGCACCCATTCTATTACAAATTCTGACAACCTGCATCTAAATTTTGTGCCTTCAGTGGGCCCTGTGTCTGGCAATTGCAATCTAATTTACCCTTTAAACTTTCCACTTTATGTGCACTCAGAAATTTACTGCTGCTTACTGCCGGAACTTGAGATAATTATATTACTGAGTTTGTTAACCTTTCACCTTTGTCATGAAGAAAGAAGTATTTGAACTGATTTCGAGAAGGTGCTGCATAATTCTTTGTTCCTTCATCCCTGTTTAATGTATGTATGATGTGTGCATGCACGCATCTACAGTACTTGGGCCTTTATACATGCATGCATCTACTTATGCTGTGTATTATGTCGGTACCAATACAATCTAGTCTAGTGGAGCCGTTACATGCTGTGGGGTTTAACAAAAGCATATAACCATACTTTGCCTTTAAGCTTGGCTAATGTGTCACTAATTATAGGCTGAACTCTTTTACAGGCAGCATTCCTGGCACGGGTGGTGGGACCGGATCATGCCATTGCCTCAGCACATAATTCTTTGAAATCCATATCTGCAGATTCTCCTGGCATTGAGCTGGCTTCGAGGCACTGCTTTATTTTGGAAGATCCACCAAATGACAGAAAGGAACAAGCTAGTTGTGATAGGTATGTTGATTTTCTGTGAGCAAATAATGTCTCCACCAGTTTCTGCGCATTCTATCTGATGCGATTGAGGGATTTGCAGTGTTGCTGCTGAAAGGCAAGTGCAGAGTGAGAAAGTCGATGAAGAAAATAGTCATAAAGAGGATAACTCCACCTCAGGTTTGGAAGATAGAGGTGTATCAAATGATAACAACGACAAGAAACTTGAAGAAGTTACTCCTGAAGAAAAGTCACAATCTACAAAAGAACAAGATGACAGGGTTTCTCATGAGGAAGTAGGAACTGATAAATTGaacaagtcaaacaactcaGAGTTACCAAATGACCAACCACCAACTTTGGGGGAGTCAGATAATTCAAAAGTTGAGACACCACCAAGTTCAGTAAAGGAGTCGGGAGAGGGAACTTCAGTAGGACAGCCTTCTGAAACCATAGAGACACCAATGGATGTGGATATGTCTGACTCCAATCCCTCAACGAAGACGGAGCCTCAGCAACCAGTTACATCAAATTCAGCTGAGGAACCTTCTCAGTCTACAGAGGCATCAAAAGAAGTGGATGTATCTAATGCTCTGCCTTCAGAAAGAGATCAGACTCCACCACCAGTTACTGGAAAATCAGAAGTACCCCCTCAACCTACAGAAACATCAAAGGATGTTCTTATGGTGTGTGACTCTCAGCCCCCACAAGAGAATGAGCCTTCCCAACCAGTTGAAAACACtgcaagtatatatatatatctctctctctctctctttctatatatatatatatatatatatatgtatatatatatatatgtctgtgTGTGAGCATGTTAAATTTGGTACAAATAAGAATCTGGGAAGCGGTTCTTAAGGATGCCAGTTTTGCTTGGGATCCTTAAAAGTGCAACAAATCAAGCCACAAAGAAGAAAAGCCTTTGTTCAACACATTTAGTTTTTTGAATTAAAAGTTCAATGCCTGTGATTTACTAATTTCCTGTTTGTTTGCACTTTGCAGGTGAGGATCAGACTGATGATAGTAAACACGAGAAGCATGACTGTACAGACCCAAAAAATGATAAAAAGCAAGAGACAAAAGGCGAACAGAAAATTGATAAAATAAAGCAAGCTGCAGTTTCTGCAGTCTCAGCAGCTGCTGTGAAGGCAAAACTTCTAGCAGAACAGGAAGAAGATCAAATTCGACAGCTTGCAGCAATGTTGATAGAGAAGCAGGTCATCCCAATGCCATATTTTCTCCATACTGTTTGTTTGCTATTAATAACGTAAAGTTCTTACTTTTTGGAGTTTTTTGTTCAACTGCAGTTGCATAAGTTGGAAGCCAAGTTAGGTTTCTTTCATGAGATGGAAAGTGCTGTGATGAGGGTAAAAGAGCAATTGGATAGGTCAAGACAGAAGCTCTACCATGAGCGGGCACAGATAATTGCTGCCCGACTTGGCTTACCAGGTTCCTCATCTAGAGGAATGCCATCTGCGATGCCTACCAATAGAATGGCCACGAATGCTGCAAACTCAGTTCCAAGGCCCCCACTTATGATGACCTCTCAAAGGCCACCCATGTCGAGACCCACGGGGGCGGTGGCTTCGACCCCTTTAAACCAATTTTCGTCCTCAACTTTGTCAGGAAGTGTGATTCGGCCTCCCAGTCAGGACAGCCTTTCTTCTATTGGGACAAAGTAAATTTCATAAGAGAACATGTGAGTTATTCAAGTTTGGCCATGTGAGTTATTCAAGTTTGGCAGATTCTTGGTTGCTATTTTGGAATTTCAAAATTCTGTCAACAGAATATAACCTTGTCCATGTTCCCAGTGTTACCACTGATAAAACCAGACACAAGGGGCTCTCAGAGATGTTCTGAATGTGCTCTGTTGTCTTGCTGCAAGGCGTGTCATTAAGTTTTGGTTGATTTGATGATCTGGGAAGTGGCCTATCTATAAACTTTATTTGAGGTTCTCAAAAGCTAATCCGTCCAGTTCCATGACCAATGATTACCTTGTAATATGAAGACTGAGGCGAAGGCACAGGCAGCATCTTCTCTACCAGACAGGACTCACCGGATGTTCCCTACAATATAACCTTTTTAAGCTTCTATTTGAAGCAGTGCTTTCAAGTCGATGTCCACTTGAATTTGGCTGCTGTAACTTTTCATGAGGTGATGTTAACTCGAGTTGTATCATATTTTATTCCGTAAGAAATACTATACTGTACCTCAGACAGCTTAGAGATTCAAAGTAGTGCGTGGGATGTCATCAAGTCTAATGTTGGATTGAGTTCATTTAGCTCATATGACTTTATTATATAGAATCAGCTTCAATGCAGAGTCTACAAAATTTGCCCCTGGATTGAGCGAGTTTATCAATTCTAACAACAGACCCCAAAATATTACCAATTTTGTTCAATGTGTATTCCTTGAAATATCTCACAGGTACCCAGAATTCTAACCCAGACAGCCATTCTATTAATTTTATCATTGAAACTTGAAAGGATCAAGGTCCTGCAATAGGCACTAAGGTAACCGTAGCCGAGCAGCATAAGTGTTCGATTTAGCAAGCAAATCAGGAATTGAGAATTCAGATTCAGTAGCAGTAACTTAACTGCTTGGAGCTCAGTACGAATACGcttaaaagaagaagatgattctTCTCTGCCACTCCCCGTTGGGTGGGCGAAGAAGGTGAAAACAGGAGAGTTTGCTGTCACCACGGCGTCAAGATATTGATCAGAATGCCACTACCTGTGACCGGATTGCAGTAGAAATGGCAAGGTATTGATAATGGAGGTTGCTTTTTTGCCCGCGCGTGAAGCGCGTTCTAAGAAAGCAGAGCGGATGCTTGTAAGTGCATGTAACTGTTTTGAACTTGAGCATCTTTTTCGTATTATACGGATCAATAATAACAATTCACAATAACCAGATACATACTATTCACGAATTGCATTCAGGGATGAAACAACTTATTTAACTTCTTACAGGATTGCATCACATGTACATATCCTGAAGCTTACAGTTACTCAGACTTGAAatatcaaacaatcaaaccaCATATATCTTACTATCATAAAAATTTGACTTTAAAAACAACACCATAATTGCACCAGTATTTCATCACCTCCCGTTTCCCTCAGTCATTGTACACAGAAATATTTGGCCTTGGCTCAAAATCTTCTTCAAATACATGCCTTTCGGCTTTGGCTTCAAATGGCAGCTTATCTTGAGGACCATTATCCTTAGGGTGCATGTTACCTATGTCCTTAGACTCTGGCTCGTCTCCAAGAGTTCTGGACTTTGTAACTTCATTGTCATCATGATAAATTGAGATATTAGGTCTCGGTTCAAACTCCACAATCTCAAATTCAATGTTAGGTTTCCCATTTTCATTGCAGTTGGCTTTCTCAGCCTTATCATCAGATAGATCAGCATTGTTAAGCTCAACCTGTTCTTTTACGAGCTTCCATGAGTCTGCTGGCATGGGTTGCTTTTCAATGGAATTTTTCATGTAGCCTCCTGCACCTATTCTTGAATGTACAGTTGTAGTGAACTGCTCCACAACGTAGGAAAAGTTCACAAGATCAAACCGAAATCTTAGAGAGATTATATTACTTTTAAAACCTAGTATTTTTATTTAAGTAAATGTTCTTTTCACCAACAGTTTAGTTTATTAATAGTAATGCTATCTAACATCCTCGATTCCTggggctgggttccaaaccccttttcaaaaaaaaaaaaaaaaacttcatgcAAATACAATGTAATTAAGATTTTAGCCTATGAATTAGGTCGTTTTTCCCATCTTTCAAGTTATTGACAAGAAATAACAATACATATCAAGCATAAAATCATATATTATTTAAATGGAAAGATATTTAAGATAGAAATTCTCACCAAAAGAAGTGAGAGGAGAGCTAAGATGGCATAAAGGGAGTTCATGACTGCAATGCTATGCAAGAAGCCTTCCTTCGATATTGCAATGATACGTAAATTCAGATTATTTATAGATAAATTAGTAGGAGAATAAATTTCTTCATATAATCATGTTGGGTGTGCCAATGACTTAAATTATATGCACTTATTGAtaagaaaacaaatgatgaATAGAATAAGGTAATCCCAACCAGGCAATGAGTATGCATGGTTTATTATATTATACTACAAGTAGCACAAAATATCGAAGCATCCAATTTCTTAATCGTATGTGGAACTGACATGCATTATCTTATAAACTCCAGCAATTCAAAACATATTTTAAAATCGGAAAGATATTATCTTATATGGCAATCCAAAATATCCACTATGTCTACATGTAGATCACTAACAACCAAGATGTTTCGCTAGTTAATTTTGACGAGAAAATATAATCTATTGATTATAACCTAAATATTTAAAGATATTAAAATATTGActtctcttttatttcatttatcattaaaattaaaattcttGCCGAAGAAACAAGTCCCTTTCCAAGCCAATTACATAAAAACAATTGGGTTTTTTTTCACTTTTGTATATGGTTTTTGCTAATAAAGCATCAATTTCTTGACTGTCTAGTCTCCAAAGTATTTGTTGCATTGCCTAACCAATTGAGTTTTTCTATTCAGTGTGTATGTTTCATGTGGGTTGTCATGCATTGTCTGATTGTCAATAATTTGTAAATGGGAGATCTGCTCCAATCTTGAAGGATGGTGATTTTTTGTTTCCATGCAAATAATGGCGATAAAGATGTCACCCACTGATGTATTATTAAGGCAAGAGTTGTTTCCAAGTGATATGGATGATTGTTTGTGACTTATTTCTTTCAAATGCAACTTAATTTGCGATTAGAATAAAGGATTATTATCATAGCTAATACCTTAATTTATTCTCTATCTTATCAATAATATTTGAactgttttaggaaaactgtaattgagagagaattgatgtgtgttctcattgataatagaggcctatttatatagaggattataagacatagaatcaaagttgtacaaggaaatataatcgtacaattaatcggatatctatgaatatctccgagaatatctctaattcaaaaccctattacaactaggtcaagtaacctttTTCTCttccctattacaactaggtcaagtaacctagaatttgggccagacacatattctggatttacttaaacactccccattgtgtcgcccaaacgtgatgctcctctcgttgccttattaaaaaccttgccgagtaacaaaaacccagtgggacaaaaataacctcggtcgaaggggaaaaagagcacaacacaccattcacgtttcgagaccaacatgtagacatctccctaTGATGAccacggtcatgggagttcagataacttcagcaaacgatgctaccaacatgtttctcgaaagtggaatttaggcaatgacttagtgagcaagtctgtcacactgtcctcagatcgaacctagttcactatGATCTTAAGGagagcctgttgttgctgattatgcttggtgttgtcgcttttgatgtagccttgtttcatttgttcaaaacaagcagcattatcctaaatgctagtaggctcatctgtggtagctggggcctcccacgcatcctagctagggccatggcctgtaacgccaaagtgtcactctctttggtgttgtcgcttttgatgtagccttgtttcatttgttcaaaacaagcagcattatcctaaatgctcataTGCTCATCTGTGgtacccacgggcctcccacgcatcctagctggggccatggcctgtaacgccagagtgtcactctctttggcgttggcgccatgcctacctccgtgtagggtggcactacatcctcttgtagggacgtccttccttgcaagcATATTTGCAgtagatgtgtgatctcgtcactttaaaatggatcgagatgagacatagtggggacagactacgacaattcttgtcgttcctgctgaacattcatgttcttatgCCCTAACGACCgcaagactgtctcatcaaagtgacaacctgcaaatctagcggtaaggagatcgcctagcaaaggcattaagtggcggatgattgttggagtctcaaatgcaatttagttgcccattcgtctgtaaggactcATCATAGTGCgatgtggcggcgcaattggcacataaatggcacactcaaatttgcgtaagtacgagatggtacctagtcactagctgtaacgcagaggtagattgagtggcggtgggtcgtagacgaattagtatagctgcatgcgatattgcatcaccccaagcggatataaggatattggtgcgcattaccgaATTCTGGGC is a genomic window containing:
- the LOC133736512 gene encoding SWI/SNF complex subunit SWI3D, which produces MEEKRGDAGTQPPANADSPAAEPTSSRRRAGGQKRKASSLGGSGSSSTPSKRLTREKASLSHPPIHNGPLTRARQGPNNHASASAAAVKPAAQTKRPEPSSVEAERAKRESELEALEASMEAEFEAIRSRDANAHVVPSHCGWFSWTKIHAIEKRMLPSFFNGKSDTRTPDTYLEIRNCIMKKFHANPGTLVELKDMLELEVGDFDSRQEVMEFLDHWGLINFHPFPPTGSTVANVNSDEVTERDSLVDKLYHFEALESRSSVVPKTNLFTPTVPSGLFPESTFAEELVRPEGPAVEYHCNSCSADCSRKRYHCQKQADFDLCSDCFNNGKFDSGMSSSDFILMEPAEAPGVSGGKWTDQETLLLLEALELYKENWNEIAEHVATKTKAQCILHFVQMPIEDTFLDHDDDIDASAKETADPTSTNNDLLPPKDAPETTENKTSANDSDPQTSPMEISKEEASEVKVGEDTSKPEDENEVKVGQDTSKLEDTGDLKIDQETDENLALKALKEAFEVVGYPQTPESQLSFADVGNPAMALAAFLARVVGPDHAIASAHNSLKSISADSPGIELASRHCFILEDPPNDRKEQASCDSVAAERQVQSEKVDEENSHKEDNSTSGLEDRGVSNDNNDKKLEEVTPEEKSQSTKEQDDRVSHEEVGTDKLNKSNNSELPNDQPPTLGESDNSKVETPPSSVKESGEGTSVGQPSETIETPMDVDMSDSNPSTKTEPQQPVTSNSAEEPSQSTEASKEVDVSNALPSERDQTPPPVTGKSEVPPQPTETSKDVLMVCDSQPPQENEPSQPVENTASEDQTDDSKHEKHDCTDPKNDKKQETKGEQKIDKIKQAAVSAVSAAAVKAKLLAEQEEDQIRQLAAMLIEKQLHKLEAKLGFFHEMESAVMRVKEQLDRSRQKLYHERAQIIAARLGLPGSSSRGMPSAMPTNRMATNAANSVPRPPLMMTSQRPPMSRPTGAVASTPLNQFSSSTLSGSVIRPPSQDSLSSIGTK
- the LOC133741403 gene encoding organ-specific protein P4-like, yielding MNSLYAILALLSLLLFTTTVHSRIGAGGYMKNSIEKQPMPADSWKLVKEQVELNNADLSDDKAEKANCNENGKPNIEFEIVEFEPRPNISIYHDDNEVTKSRTLGDEPESKDIGNMHPKDNGPQDKLPFEAKAERHVFEEDFEPRPNISVYND